The window CACAGCAGGCATTTGATCCTGTCACGGCGTTTTCCACAGAATAGGTAAAGTGATGGGGTAAAAGGATTTAAGTGAAACTGCTCCTGTACGACAGCGGCAAGTCCGTCAATCGACTTACGCATATCGGTATAACCGCAGGCAATGTAAATGTCCTTTGCAATAGTAATATCTCCTAACATAAGCAGTTCAGTGCAAGGAGCACAGTCTCAATGATCTGCTGCGTGGCACCATTGTGTATTTCAAGTGATGCAGCCGGAAGATGTATGATTACAGCAGCTTGTGTATGAATAGGTGTTTGCACCTCCAACTTTTTAAATAAAACCGGTTTCTCCATTGGATCAGGCAGTGCTACAGGAATCTTTTCGATTTCCTGTTCACGAATCTTCTTAAGGTAATAATAATAGGACTGTTCTTTGAAACCATTCTGGTCACACCAGGTCTTAACGGGAAGGCCACTGGCCTGGCATTCCGCAATGATCTTTTTCCATTGTTCTCTGCGGAATAAAACTTTTGTTTGAGTAACTTGATCCATAAATGCCTCCATTCCTAGAGCTTGAAAAACTTGAAAAACTATAACTCAAAAAGCTCTAATTATATGGAATTAATTATGACATGGATCTTAATCAATATATAAGGCACTGTTTTATTAAGCGCTTACATTGGAAGAACCATACTTATATCAGCAAGGATTTCTAGATGGAATAAAAATAATGAGATTTTTAAAAATTCTATAGTACAAAAGCACAGTAGTTTAGAAATATCTAAAACTACTGTGCATATTTAAATTATAAACCGCTAACTATAGTTTTAACTTTGTAATTCAAAATCTCATTTAATTA of the Lacrimispora indolis DSM 755 genome contains:
- the tnpB gene encoding IS66 family insertion sequence element accessory protein TnpB (TnpB, as the term is used for proteins encoded by IS66 family insertion elements, is considered an accessory protein, since TnpC, encoded by a neighboring gene, is a DDE family transposase.) — its product is MLGDITIAKDIYIACGYTDMRKSIDGLAAVVQEQFHLNPFTPSLYLFCGKRRDRIKCLLWEGDGFCLLYKRLENGSFRWPRSEEDVKPITWQQFRWLMEGLELEQKTVILPAKPASFC
- the tnpA gene encoding IS66 family insertion sequence element accessory protein TnpA is translated as MDQVTQTKVLFRREQWKKIIAECQASGLPVKTWCDQNGFKEQSYYYYLKKIREQEIEKIPVALPDPMEKPVLFKKLEVQTPIHTQAAVIIHLPAASLEIHNGATQQIIETVLLALNCLC